The region GACCAACTCGAACTATATTTACCCGAGAACCAACCAGAGAATCTGCAAGCAGATGTCCTAGTTGCAAACATCCTCGCAGGCCCACTTCGCGAACTTGCCCCTCTAATTGCAGAAAAAGTCAAAACAGGTGGAAAATTGGCGCTTTCAGGCCTTTTACAAGAGCAAGCGGAAGAGATATCACAATTTTACAGTCAGTGGTTCATCATGGATGAAGCCGCTCACAAAGACGACTGGAGCCGCTTGACAGGCACACGTAAATAACGGTAAAGGCAGCGCACCCCTGATGGCAGCTAGTTTTACGTCAAAAGGTGCATTTCCGAGTGTCCAACAAAAAGTCAAGTAAAAAAGTTGCATTTAGTTCATTTATTGACCTTTTCAGGAACGCAAAAAAGGGCTAATATAGCGCCCCTTTGACGAGCAAGGTGAATAACGCAATGCAAATTGGCCCGTATCAACTGAAAAATCAGCTGATCGTGGCACCAATGGCAGGTGTCACCGATCGCGCTTTTCGAAACCTCTGTTTACGCTATGGCGCAGGTCTAGCGGTTTCAGAAATGCTTTCATCGAATCCTGATGTTTGGGATACCGATAAAAGCCGCCAGCGCATGATGCATTCTGGTGAAGAAGGTGTTCGTTCAGTACAAATTGCAGGTGCAGATCCTGATTTAATGGCCGCGGCCGCCCAGTTCAATGTTGAACAAGGTGCCCACATCATTGATATCAATATGGGTTGCCCCGCTAAAAAAGTGAATAAGAGGCTTGCAGGCTCAGCATTAATGCAAGATCCCCAGCTGGTAAAAGAGATTTTACAGGCTGTTGTTAGTGCAGTTGATGTACCCGTAACGCTAAAGATTCGCACAGGCTGGCAACCTGAACATCGTAATGGTGTTGAAATTGCTCATATTGCCGAAGATTGTGGCATTGCCTCTTTAGCCGTTCACGGACGCACGAGGCAGTGTATGTATAAAGGTTTTGCCGAATACGACACTATCAAAGCAATAAAACAAAATGTCTCAATCCCTGTTGTTGCCAATGGAGATATCGACAGTCCAGAGAAAGCTAAGTTCGTCTTAGATTACACTGGCGCCGATGCTGTAATGGTAGGACGAGGAGCCCAAGGCAGACCGTGGATTTTTAGAGAAATCCACCACTACTTGGAAACAGGTAACAAATTACCGCCAGTTGAGGCGAGCGAGCAGCGAGAAATCATGCTCGAACATCTTAGCGAATTGTACAAATTGTACGGCGAGTACAAAGGTATCCGATTTGCTAGAAAGCATATGGGATGGTACCTAAACCAAGAAGAACAGCGACAATTCCGTGCTGACTTCAATAGGCTTGAAACCGTTGAACAACAATATTCCCTAGTGGAATGTTACTTTGATGAATTAGTTAATTTTTAATATAAAGAGCAGAATAGAATGTTTGATCAGACAACTAACACAGAAGTTCACCAGCTAACCGTAGGTAAGATTGAAACCGCTAACGGTACAATCAAGCCACAATTATTACGTGACGCAGTTAAGCGCGCAGTAACAAACTTCTTCTCTCAGTTAGACGGTCAAGAAGCGTCTGAAGTATATGAAATGGTATTAAGTGAAGTTGAAGCACCTTTACTAGACATCATCATGCAACACACACGTGGCAACCAAACACGTGCAGCGAACATGCTAGGTATTAACCGTGGCACTTTACGCAAAAAATTAAAAAAATACGGCATGAACTAAGAATCGACTCTTAGGTTGTTGTATAAAAACGGGTTTTTCGGCGACGAAAAGCCCGTTTTTGCTCATATGTACCCCCATATGTACCCCCGTTGTTTTGTTGCCCCAGTCCTTACCCACCCTCAGCTTCACCAAAATCACCTATAAAAAATGTCATGCGAAAATATTCATAGCATTGACCACTTCCACACCAATTTACTAAAACCCTCTAAAATTTAGTTTTTACTTGCAAGCGATTTAAAGTCCTCAAACCAAGCGCAATTAAGCCCTTTGGAAATGAGGAAAAACAAATGAAACAAGTAGATTTAACACATACAGATATAAACGCAGCTAACGAATTAGTGTTCGACCGATTAGTTAAAGAGAAGGAAAGACTACTGATAACAACCATCAGTAAGGCGCAAGCATTTCAACTAGAACGCCAAGGACGATTCCCACAGCGTAGACGAATATCGAACCGCTCAGTTGCTTGGCTACTATCTGAATTACTTGATTGGGTAAAATCGCGTGAAGTTGTCATCAGTCCGACACTGACAGAAGGAGAATAACCATGTCATTAGGATTACAAGCCAACAAGCGCCCTCTAATCAACATCAAACCATTAATCACTATCAATCAGATGTGTGAACGCCTTAGTATCAGCAGAAGCACGCTATATCGCCGAATTAAAGCCAGAAAGATTGCAAGTCCAATTAGAAGAAATCAACGTATCATTGGCTGGCGTACTGAGCAATTCAAATAATATCACTCTAATATTAAGTCGCTAATTTGCTGGTGGTACTTGCCACCAGCATGATTATTTCAATCATGACACCCTCTTAAAATCCACTAAAACACTAAAATCCTCTAAAATTTCGCTTTCCAATTACCTTATTACAAAATCACTTCCTCAAGCGCAATCAAGCCAATTGAATATGAGGAAAGCCTTATGAGAACAAGCCTATTTCAACCATGTAGTGATGAGTTTAATGAACCTATTATCTTAGAAGCACAACGTCTATTTCTGACCTCTGTCAGTCGGTCACACGCATATCAATTAGAACGATTAGGGCAATTCCCAATGCACATTCAGTTAGGTGCAAATCATATTGGTTGGAAACTAGAAGAAATCCTTGAATGGATTCGCAGCCGCCCTGTTGTGCAATTTGAACTACAAGGGGATATCAATGACCGAACATAAAAAACTCAATGGTATTAGATTGTGTCAGTTGGTCTCATCGCAGCACTTACCTGAGCCAGTTTTAGACTGTAATCAAGTTGCAACACGCCTAGGAAAAAGCCCAAAAACAATACGTAATTGGTTAAGACAACAAGTTGAATGCCCTAAAGCGTTTAAAGATAAAAATCAGTGGTACGTCTATTTATCTGACCTCTATAAATGGGAAGAAGAACAGATATAAGCCCTGAACGATTAAAAATAAAGGCTAACGTGCATGGGCATAATTTGCCCATTTTTTATGATGTTAGTGACACAAATTGGGCTGTTATAGCCACTTAATGAAGTGATTAAATCGAAGTTATTTTGGTTAAGCCATTAAAAATAAAGCTTTTACCAAATCGATTAGGCTAATTATTGCTAGGTTATTAAATACTATTATGTCTCAATGCTTTTCCAACGATATGCCATTAGCATCTAAATGCTATCAAAGTTCAGTTATACCTAATACCGTAGATGTTTCTTTAGGGGGTTATGGCTGGAAAGTAATGAATTTTGCTGAGGGTATTGATAGCAATATTTTAAACAAGATTTATAACTGCTTAACGGCCTACTTAACGTGGCATTCTAAAGTGTTTATGATCCGCTTTGACATATCCTTATACGACTCACCTTCAAATAACAAAACCATAGAGAAGGTTATACGATGTATAACTAGCAAGCAAAAGAAACACTATAAGTCTAAAGTCGCTTATGGATGGGTACGAGAAATAAATAGTACTGATATGAAGTGTCACTATCATGGCTTCATTTTGCTTGATGGCCAGAAAGTAAGACATTCAAAAACAACATTTGATATTGCTATGCATGCTAGAAGCCTTGTCATAGATACTAATATCCATTTCCCTAAACACTGTGGCTATATGATTCAGCCGAAAGATCTAACCAGCATTCAAGCTGCCCTGTATCGCCTCAGTTACCTAGCAAAAAATGCAACTAAACATAACAAACCATTAGGCGCTAAAGGTTTTCAATTTAGCCGAATAAAAACTAAGTCAATCAGTGAACTTACAGAATGAACAACGCTAAATAAAATAAGTGTATGTTTCCAACAAAAACAGTTAAAAAATTGTTAACCGTTTCATGTTTTTAGTGATCACTTGAACGTTTAGACATTCTTATTGCGGTAACCCCAGTGTTAACTAGCTAACTTTCAAAGACTTAGATTTATTCATCAACGCAAGCTATGATCACTAAGAAGCACAATCCATTAAGTGATCACTTTTTGTGATCACTCTTCTAGACAGCTGTAGGTTATAACGCCAATAAAACTAATGAAATTCAATTACACAGGGTTACAATTTTGAGGTTATGACAGCAGTAATAACAGCATAATAGAATATCAATATCGAGAAAACTAGGTAACAAACCTTTAAATACCGTCTTAATATCAAGCTTCACCCCCTTCTTGACCATGGATTAAAAATTCAGCCATTATTATGATTGATAGCTTATAAAAACGTTTAAAATCTACTACCTTTTTATAAACGCTGACAACCATTCATCCGTTGAAATATCTAACCTTTTTAATACTCTTCGGATAAGAGAGGAATGAATTTGCTGATCTTGTTTGTGCTTACCTAAAGTGAAGATCGCTGTCCCTTTGCGCCATATTTTCATCTCACTTCCTTTGCCATTTTCAACCTGACAATCAAATGTTTTTATCATGAAATTAAAAAAGTAAGACATTGAAACCGATGGTACGGGACGAAATTTTGTAATGGGAACATTATGGCTTTTAACAGAAGTTGAACTAGCACACTTCTCATCTAATACTTCATGATATTTATATGTAAAATCAGCATATTCGCTTTCAATAGTATCAACATTTGAACTTTTGATTTTTTCAGTTTGGCGAATTGAATAAAGTGATAAAAGTTTGTTGTGAAACTCATTTAAAACATAATCACCAAGTAATTCTAACTCTGGTAATTTACAATCTTGCTTAGCCATACACCAAAAATCATGAGTTACAGACCATGCAAATCTAAAGGTTGAAGTTGTATGAATCTCGGCATGGTCTTCAGGCTTACCAATAGCAAAACTAGGAAACCCAAATTCCATAAATAAAAAAATTGCCAACTTGTCATTGATTATAATTTTGTTTTTATTGGAATCCCAAGACCTGATATATAAGGGGATTAGCTCGTATATATCAAAAATCATATTTGCCCTATTATCTCTTTGGGCGATTTGTAGAGGTTTATCTTTTGCAGCTTTAATATCATAAAGAACACTTTTTATGCACGATTCCGCGATTATGTAGTCTCTTACGTTGTATAATCCTATTTGATTATCTAAAAATGGGACTTCATTAGGTGACTGACAAAAGCCTTGGTAATTAATACTTGCAGGGTTATGAAAATCGTTCTTGGCAGGAAGTGAAATATGTTCATGAATAAATTCACTTAAAAAAGACTGTACTAATAAATCAATAGTGTGTTCAAAAAATAACTGCAAGCGTCTGCCTTCATAAAAAGTGAACTGGTCTAATGGGGACAATATATTTTGGTACAGAAATAGTTGGGCATTAAAGGCTGTTAGTCTTCTTTTTTTATAGGCTAAATTTTTTCCAATCGCAGAAAACTCCACTCTTAACTTTTGCTGTAATTCAGATAACTCAGCTTGATTAAACCAGTCAAATGCATCTTCTGGATACCTTCCACCAGCTATGTACAAATTATGTGCTTCAATGGATTCTTCGTATAAGGCAACGATTAATGAATAGTTCTTTTTTAAGGCTTCTCGGAAGCTGATAGGGAAAAAAACTTGCTTATCAAAGTTTAATACAGTG is a window of Shewanella donghaensis DNA encoding:
- the dusB gene encoding tRNA dihydrouridine synthase DusB → MQIGPYQLKNQLIVAPMAGVTDRAFRNLCLRYGAGLAVSEMLSSNPDVWDTDKSRQRMMHSGEEGVRSVQIAGADPDLMAAAAQFNVEQGAHIIDINMGCPAKKVNKRLAGSALMQDPQLVKEILQAVVSAVDVPVTLKIRTGWQPEHRNGVEIAHIAEDCGIASLAVHGRTRQCMYKGFAEYDTIKAIKQNVSIPVVANGDIDSPEKAKFVLDYTGADAVMVGRGAQGRPWIFREIHHYLETGNKLPPVEASEQREIMLEHLSELYKLYGEYKGIRFARKHMGWYLNQEEQRQFRADFNRLETVEQQYSLVECYFDELVNF
- the fis gene encoding DNA-binding transcriptional regulator Fis, with the translated sequence MFDQTTNTEVHQLTVGKIETANGTIKPQLLRDAVKRAVTNFFSQLDGQEASEVYEMVLSEVEAPLLDIIMQHTRGNQTRAANMLGINRGTLRKKLKKYGMN
- a CDS encoding AlpA family phage regulatory protein translates to MKQVDLTHTDINAANELVFDRLVKEKERLLITTISKAQAFQLERQGRFPQRRRISNRSVAWLLSELLDWVKSREVVISPTLTEGE
- a CDS encoding helix-turn-helix transcriptional regulator; its protein translation is MSLGLQANKRPLINIKPLITINQMCERLSISRSTLYRRIKARKIASPIRRNQRIIGWRTEQFK
- a CDS encoding helix-turn-helix transcriptional regulator, whose product is MRTSLFQPCSDEFNEPIILEAQRLFLTSVSRSHAYQLERLGQFPMHIQLGANHIGWKLEEILEWIRSRPVVQFELQGDINDRT
- a CDS encoding helix-turn-helix transcriptional regulator, with the translated sequence MTEHKKLNGIRLCQLVSSQHLPEPVLDCNQVATRLGKSPKTIRNWLRQQVECPKAFKDKNQWYVYLSDLYKWEEEQI
- a CDS encoding YagK/YfjJ domain-containing protein, producing the protein MPLASKCYQSSVIPNTVDVSLGGYGWKVMNFAEGIDSNILNKIYNCLTAYLTWHSKVFMIRFDISLYDSPSNNKTIEKVIRCITSKQKKHYKSKVAYGWVREINSTDMKCHYHGFILLDGQKVRHSKTTFDIAMHARSLVIDTNIHFPKHCGYMIQPKDLTSIQAALYRLSYLAKNATKHNKPLGAKGFQFSRIKTKSISELTE